A part of Larkinella insperata genomic DNA contains:
- a CDS encoding class I SAM-dependent methyltransferase — MAVEHLAECPVCGNQSFSNWLTCKDYLVSETEFTIQSCEKCGFKATNPRPAEGEIGRYYQSEEYISHSDTRKGIISQLYHTVRSITVKQKVNLIKGLSPRKENLLDIGCGSGYFLSASQQAGWKVMGTEPDENARQQAQNRVHVKLGKSIHELNEGQKYHVITLWHVLEHVHELSETLEWMRSHCHANGYVVIAVPNHRSWDAQHYKQFWAAYDVPRHLYHFSPDAMKALLSRYGFEMVEQRPMLFDAFYVNMLSTKNRDGKPAYLESFWNGIRSNWAAYQNGGNYSSLIYIAQAR; from the coding sequence ATGGCGGTGGAACACCTTGCAGAATGTCCGGTTTGCGGAAATCAGTCTTTTTCAAATTGGCTTACGTGTAAAGATTATCTAGTTTCTGAAACGGAATTTACCATTCAGAGTTGTGAAAAGTGCGGCTTCAAGGCCACCAATCCTCGTCCAGCCGAAGGAGAGATTGGACGGTATTATCAGTCTGAAGAATACATTTCACACAGCGATACCCGTAAAGGAATCATCAGTCAACTGTACCACACCGTTCGGTCGATTACGGTGAAACAAAAAGTAAATCTGATCAAGGGGCTGTCTCCCAGGAAAGAAAATCTGCTGGATATTGGATGTGGCTCGGGTTATTTTCTCTCGGCTAGCCAGCAGGCAGGCTGGAAAGTGATGGGTACGGAGCCGGATGAAAACGCCCGACAACAGGCGCAAAACCGTGTTCATGTAAAGCTGGGAAAATCGATTCATGAGCTAAATGAGGGCCAGAAATATCATGTTATCACCTTGTGGCACGTTCTGGAACACGTCCACGAATTGTCCGAAACGCTGGAGTGGATGCGGTCGCATTGTCATGCAAATGGTTATGTCGTGATCGCTGTTCCCAACCATCGTTCGTGGGATGCTCAACATTATAAACAGTTTTGGGCGGCTTACGATGTTCCCCGGCACCTGTACCATTTCTCACCCGACGCCATGAAAGCGTTGTTAAGTCGTTACGGTTTTGAAATGGTTGAACAACGCCCAATGCTCTTTGACGCTTTTTATGTGAACATGCTGAGCACCAAAAACCGTGATGGAAAACCGGCCTACCTTGAAAGTTTCTGGAATGGTATTCGTTCTAATTGGGCAGCGTATCAAAATGGAGGGAATTATTCAAGCTTAATTTACATCGCTCAGGCCCGCTAA